Proteins encoded by one window of Chiroxiphia lanceolata isolate bChiLan1 chromosome 26, bChiLan1.pri, whole genome shotgun sequence:
- the LOC116798753 gene encoding feather keratin Cos1-2-like, producing MSCCQPCNPCRQPCGPTPLANSCNECCVRQCQDSVVAIQPSAVVVTLPGPILSSFPQNTVVGSSTSAAVGSILSCDGVPINSGGFDLSCITNRYRCRPC from the coding sequence ATGtcgtgctgccagccctgcaaccCTTGCCGCCAGCCCTGCGGCCcgaccccgctggccaacagctgcaatgagtgctgtgtcaggcagtgccaagACTCCGTCGTTGCCATCCAGCcctctgctgtggtggtgaccctgcccgggcccatcctcagctccttcccacagaacaccGTGGTGGGATCCTCCACCTCCGCTGCTgttggcagcatcctcagctgtgACGGAGTGCCCATCAACTCCGGGGGCTTTGACCTCTCCTGCATCACCAACCGCTACAGGTGTCGGCCCTGCTAA